Proteins from a single region of Synchiropus splendidus isolate RoL2022-P1 chromosome 3, RoL_Sspl_1.0, whole genome shotgun sequence:
- the LOC128756304 gene encoding uncharacterized protein LOC128756304 isoform X1: protein MKFIALFFLSNVAASGLEVTGYIGNSVNLASAVDPSWQFLSIKWSIYFNDTLIATCRNQTANTDRFYLFKNRLGLNCSTGQLTIFSLSPEDALVYTVELITTDRKVKQEKIKLRLREHLKKPALNKLFSHPVDGGCWIAFQCRPQDEGTSLSWNVNPKSTTSYPQNHPDKNVSVILTFSNHIQHGVEFTCSSSRDSERAESTILEQCPGPIVSWSTKVVRLHTFPLHAWIEWAGLQTPALTQEQETQLEQAKLQHKKEERVGTVHVDMFGV from the exons ATGAAATTCAtcgccctcttcttcctctccaacG TGGCTGCGTCAGGTTTGGAAGTCACTGGCTACATTGGAAATTCAGTCAATCTGGCATCAGCAGTGGATCCATCGTGGCAGTTCCTCTCCATCAAATGGTCCATTTACTTCAACGACACACTGATCGCCACCTGTCGCAACCAGACAGCCAACACAGATCGTTTCTATCTTTTTAAAAACAGACTCGGACTCAACTGCAGCACAG GTCAGCTGACAATCTTCAGTTTGTCCCCAGAAGATGCACTGGTGTACACAGTGGAGCTGATCACTACTGACCGGAAAGTcaagcaggagaagatcaagctcCGCCTGAGAG AACATCTGAAGAAACCTGCCCTAAACAAGCTTTTCAGCCACCCAGTGGACGGTGGCTGCTGGATTGCATTCCAGTGTCGCCCCCAAGATGAGGGCACCAGCCTCTCCTGGAATGTGAACCCAAAATCCACAACGTCATACCCCCAAAACCATCCGGATAAAAACGTCAGTGTGATTCTCACCTTTTCAAACCACATCCAACATGGCGTGGAGttcacctgcagctccagccGGGACTCAGAGAGAGCTGAGAGCACCATCCTAGAGCAATGTCCTG GGCCGATAGTATCGTGGTCGACAAAAGTCGTGCGTTTGCACACATTTCCTCTGCATGCGTGGATTGAGTGGGCTGGTTTACAGACACCAGCGCTGACACAAGAACAGGAAACACAGTTGGAGCAGGCAAAGCTTCAAcataagaaagaagaaagagtcGGGACTGTTCATGTGGACATGTTTGGAGTCTAA
- the LOC128756304 gene encoding uncharacterized protein LOC128756304 isoform X2, whose translation MKFIALFFLSNVAASGLEVTGYIGNSVNLASAVDPSWQFLSIKWSIYFNDTLIATCRNQTANTDRFYLFKNRLGLNCSTEDALVYTVELITTDRKVKQEKIKLRLREHLKKPALNKLFSHPVDGGCWIAFQCRPQDEGTSLSWNVNPKSTTSYPQNHPDKNVSVILTFSNHIQHGVEFTCSSSRDSERAESTILEQCPGPIVSWSTKVVRLHTFPLHAWIEWAGLQTPALTQEQETQLEQAKLQHKKEERVGTVHVDMFGV comes from the exons ATGAAATTCAtcgccctcttcttcctctccaacG TGGCTGCGTCAGGTTTGGAAGTCACTGGCTACATTGGAAATTCAGTCAATCTGGCATCAGCAGTGGATCCATCGTGGCAGTTCCTCTCCATCAAATGGTCCATTTACTTCAACGACACACTGATCGCCACCTGTCGCAACCAGACAGCCAACACAGATCGTTTCTATCTTTTTAAAAACAGACTCGGACTCAACTGCAGCACAG AAGATGCACTGGTGTACACAGTGGAGCTGATCACTACTGACCGGAAAGTcaagcaggagaagatcaagctcCGCCTGAGAG AACATCTGAAGAAACCTGCCCTAAACAAGCTTTTCAGCCACCCAGTGGACGGTGGCTGCTGGATTGCATTCCAGTGTCGCCCCCAAGATGAGGGCACCAGCCTCTCCTGGAATGTGAACCCAAAATCCACAACGTCATACCCCCAAAACCATCCGGATAAAAACGTCAGTGTGATTCTCACCTTTTCAAACCACATCCAACATGGCGTGGAGttcacctgcagctccagccGGGACTCAGAGAGAGCTGAGAGCACCATCCTAGAGCAATGTCCTG GGCCGATAGTATCGTGGTCGACAAAAGTCGTGCGTTTGCACACATTTCCTCTGCATGCGTGGATTGAGTGGGCTGGTTTACAGACACCAGCGCTGACACAAGAACAGGAAACACAGTTGGAGCAGGCAAAGCTTCAAcataagaaagaagaaagagtcGGGACTGTTCATGTGGACATGTTTGGAGTCTAA
- the LOC128756304 gene encoding uncharacterized protein LOC128756304 isoform X4 codes for MKFIALFFLSNVAASGLEVTGYIGNSVNLASAVDPSWQFLSIKWSIYFNDTLIATCRNQTANTDRFYLFKNRLGLNCSTGQLTIFSLSPEDALVYTVELITTDRKVKQEKIKLRLREHLKKPALNKLFSHPVDGGCWIAFQCRPQDEGTSLSWNVNPKSTTSYPQNHPDKNVSVILTFSNHIQHGVEFTCSSSRDSERAESTILEQCPDGDDTTAHSPISHHHTTLWTGMSLKLLFF; via the exons ATGAAATTCAtcgccctcttcttcctctccaacG TGGCTGCGTCAGGTTTGGAAGTCACTGGCTACATTGGAAATTCAGTCAATCTGGCATCAGCAGTGGATCCATCGTGGCAGTTCCTCTCCATCAAATGGTCCATTTACTTCAACGACACACTGATCGCCACCTGTCGCAACCAGACAGCCAACACAGATCGTTTCTATCTTTTTAAAAACAGACTCGGACTCAACTGCAGCACAG GTCAGCTGACAATCTTCAGTTTGTCCCCAGAAGATGCACTGGTGTACACAGTGGAGCTGATCACTACTGACCGGAAAGTcaagcaggagaagatcaagctcCGCCTGAGAG AACATCTGAAGAAACCTGCCCTAAACAAGCTTTTCAGCCACCCAGTGGACGGTGGCTGCTGGATTGCATTCCAGTGTCGCCCCCAAGATGAGGGCACCAGCCTCTCCTGGAATGTGAACCCAAAATCCACAACGTCATACCCCCAAAACCATCCGGATAAAAACGTCAGTGTGATTCTCACCTTTTCAAACCACATCCAACATGGCGTGGAGttcacctgcagctccagccGGGACTCAGAGAGAGCTGAGAGCACCATCCTAGAGCAATGTCCTG ACGGCGATGACACCACTGCTCACTCACCTATCAGTCACCACCACACCACACTTTGGACTGGAATGtctttgaaattattatttttttaa
- the LOC128756304 gene encoding uncharacterized protein LOC128756304 isoform X3, protein MKFIALFFLSNVAASGLEVTGYIGNSVNLASAVDPSWQFLSIKWSIYFNDTLIATCRNQTANTDRFYLFKNRLGLNCSTGQLTIFSLSPEDALVYTVELITTDRKVKQEKIKLRLREHLKKPALNKLFSHPVDGGCWIAFQCRPQDEGTSLSWNVNPKSTTSYPQNHPDKNVSVILTFSNHIQHGVEFTCSSSRDSERAESTILEQCPVKADAGDSITGRGRVGLILAIVLVAGSVILIVLKRL, encoded by the exons ATGAAATTCAtcgccctcttcttcctctccaacG TGGCTGCGTCAGGTTTGGAAGTCACTGGCTACATTGGAAATTCAGTCAATCTGGCATCAGCAGTGGATCCATCGTGGCAGTTCCTCTCCATCAAATGGTCCATTTACTTCAACGACACACTGATCGCCACCTGTCGCAACCAGACAGCCAACACAGATCGTTTCTATCTTTTTAAAAACAGACTCGGACTCAACTGCAGCACAG GTCAGCTGACAATCTTCAGTTTGTCCCCAGAAGATGCACTGGTGTACACAGTGGAGCTGATCACTACTGACCGGAAAGTcaagcaggagaagatcaagctcCGCCTGAGAG AACATCTGAAGAAACCTGCCCTAAACAAGCTTTTCAGCCACCCAGTGGACGGTGGCTGCTGGATTGCATTCCAGTGTCGCCCCCAAGATGAGGGCACCAGCCTCTCCTGGAATGTGAACCCAAAATCCACAACGTCATACCCCCAAAACCATCCGGATAAAAACGTCAGTGTGATTCTCACCTTTTCAAACCACATCCAACATGGCGTGGAGttcacctgcagctccagccGGGACTCAGAGAGAGCTGAGAGCACCATCCTAGAGCAATGTCCTG TCAAAGCTGATGCAGGTGACAGCATAACGGGCAGAGGGAGAGTTGGTCTCATTCTGGCCATTGTACTTGTTGCTGGGTCAGTCATTTTGATCGTCTTAAAACGTTTATAA